One region of Vallitalea okinawensis genomic DNA includes:
- a CDS encoding carbohydrate ABC transporter permease, which yields MKIKASRYEKKDYIGYLFLLPWIIGFLLFKFYPFLMSFYYSFTDFNMINPPELIGLKNFIKIFTTDADFYQSLKVTLIYTTFSVPVKLIFALFIAMVLSMKLKGINIFRTIYYLPSILGGSVAVSILWKFLFMRQGLVNKILSYLTIGPIDFLGDPDVALYTISMLSVWQFGSSMVLFLAALKNVPGELYEAAAVDGAGKLRTFFKITIPMITPIILFNLIMQTINTLQTFTSALVITNGGPVKSTYLYGMMLYEEAFQFMNMGYASALSWILFIIIIGLTAAIFKFSSYWTFYEDGGDF from the coding sequence ATGAAGATAAAAGCTAGCAGGTATGAAAAAAAAGATTATATTGGCTATTTATTTTTATTACCCTGGATTATTGGTTTTTTACTGTTTAAGTTCTATCCATTTTTAATGTCCTTTTATTACTCCTTTACTGACTTTAATATGATTAACCCTCCAGAGCTAATAGGTTTAAAAAATTTCATTAAGATCTTTACTACAGATGCCGATTTCTATCAGTCATTGAAGGTGACTTTAATATATACCACTTTTTCAGTACCGGTCAAATTGATATTCGCATTGTTTATAGCAATGGTGTTAAGCATGAAATTAAAGGGTATTAACATTTTTAGAACGATTTATTATTTACCATCAATACTAGGTGGTAGTGTAGCTGTATCCATACTTTGGAAGTTTTTATTTATGAGGCAAGGTTTGGTGAATAAGATACTCTCTTATTTAACAATTGGACCAATAGATTTTTTGGGTGATCCAGACGTTGCTTTATACACTATTAGTATGTTATCGGTATGGCAGTTTGGATCATCTATGGTATTGTTTCTGGCAGCATTAAAAAATGTACCTGGAGAATTATATGAAGCCGCTGCCGTTGATGGCGCCGGAAAATTAAGAACATTCTTTAAAATTACCATTCCTATGATTACACCTATCATTTTATTTAATTTAATCATGCAAACAATCAATACATTACAAACTTTTACATCAGCACTTGTTATCACTAACGGTGGACCTGTAAAATCAACTTACCTCTACGGTATGATGCTTTATGAAGAAGCCTTCCAATTTATGAATATGGGATATGCCTCTGCTTTATCATGGATATTATTTATAATTATTATTGGCCTTACAGCAGCTATATTCAAATTCTCTTCTTATTGGACATTTTATGAAGATGGAGGTGATTTCTAA
- a CDS encoding sensor histidine kinase, whose amino-acid sequence MTVKKIRSIRKKIFFKKFTVLVLPQIIPLILFGIFATVMVNRYIEDTVIKSSYNTLTQTEDHIELILDEVNTLRVNYDLNSTLTIQLKNILLSQAHSINQIQVWDTVYNFLSSLENTKPYIKSIYIYYDASSEKFICTNKEIVNIKEFYDTEWYNSYMKNKSDKEFWAETRYIKRFEKDPGYDVVSVYKVLPSSHGVAVMNLSASYINQILCDLTNYDDQKLLVTDELGNILFSNTESMTIENLNQITSSEEQFFDMRSNNRRYIVHKLESDVYGWQYISIVPAITLYKIPIIMGIICCLLLITSFILSYFIVYHQTKKNYILINNMIDIIDAAENGKSLPIMSTKSDDLYAYITENILKTFIEQNYFKTQLSEKKYKYRTMELLALQSQMNPHFLNNTIENISWKAIKIVGKPNQINFMLENLSDILKYSLSNPKELVSVDEELSYTKCYVTLMQARYKNKFTMDYRIDSKSYDKKIIKLILQPLIENSIYHGIKVKNQPSQIRVRIFNRGNRLHIIVIDTGQGMAKERLIEVERDLLIEEHNYKHIGINNTYHRLKLAYDNDFIFKVRSKEKVGTIIKISIPDNMINPYI is encoded by the coding sequence ATGACAGTAAAAAAGATTAGATCTATAAGAAAGAAAATCTTCTTTAAGAAGTTCACTGTTCTTGTTTTACCTCAAATCATTCCTTTGATTCTATTTGGTATCTTTGCTACCGTCATGGTTAATAGATATATTGAAGATACAGTTATTAAAAGCTCTTATAATACTCTTACCCAAACAGAAGATCATATTGAGTTGATTCTTGATGAAGTCAATACGCTACGTGTTAATTATGATTTAAACTCAACACTAACAATACAGTTGAAAAATATTTTATTAAGTCAAGCTCATAGTATTAACCAAATACAGGTATGGGATACAGTTTATAATTTTTTAAGTTCTTTAGAAAATACCAAACCCTATATTAAATCTATCTATATTTATTATGACGCCTCTAGCGAGAAGTTTATTTGTACGAATAAGGAAATTGTTAATATTAAAGAATTCTATGATACAGAATGGTATAACAGCTATATGAAGAATAAATCAGATAAAGAATTTTGGGCTGAAACAAGGTATATAAAACGATTTGAAAAAGATCCAGGGTATGATGTGGTATCTGTTTATAAAGTGCTGCCATCTAGTCATGGTGTTGCTGTTATGAATCTTTCTGCCTCATATATTAATCAAATATTATGTGATTTAACGAATTATGATGATCAAAAACTTTTAGTTACAGATGAACTGGGTAATATACTCTTTAGTAATACTGAAAGTATGACTATTGAAAATTTAAATCAAATTACGTCTTCGGAAGAACAGTTTTTTGATATGCGTTCTAATAATAGAAGATATATTGTTCATAAACTAGAATCAGATGTTTATGGATGGCAGTATATTTCCATTGTCCCAGCCATAACATTATATAAAATTCCTATTATAATGGGTATTATATGTTGTCTATTGTTGATAACTTCATTCATATTAAGCTATTTCATTGTATATCACCAAACCAAGAAAAATTATATATTAATTAATAATATGATTGATATTATTGATGCGGCTGAGAATGGTAAATCATTACCTATCATGTCAACCAAATCAGATGACTTATACGCTTATATTACTGAAAATATATTAAAGACCTTTATTGAACAAAATTATTTTAAAACTCAATTATCCGAAAAGAAATATAAGTATAGAACCATGGAATTATTAGCACTTCAATCTCAGATGAATCCCCACTTTTTAAACAACACCATTGAAAATATCTCTTGGAAGGCAATTAAGATAGTTGGTAAACCCAACCAAATTAATTTTATGTTAGAGAATCTTTCCGATATACTTAAATATTCCTTATCCAATCCTAAGGAGCTTGTTTCAGTTGACGAAGAATTAAGCTATACAAAATGTTATGTCACTTTAATGCAAGCGCGTTATAAAAATAAATTTACTATGGATTATCGTATTGATAGTAAAAGTTACGATAAGAAGATTATCAAACTGATTTTGCAGCCCTTGATTGAAAACTCAATCTATCATGGTATTAAAGTTAAAAATCAACCAAGTCAAATTAGAGTGCGAATTTTTAATAGAGGAAACCGACTTCATATTATTGTTATCGATACAGGCCAAGGAATGGCTAAAGAAAGATTGATAGAAGTTGAAAGGGATTTATTAATTGAAGAACATAACTATAAGCATATTGGAATCAATAATACTTACCACAGGCTTAAACTAGCCTACGATAATGACTTTATCTTTAAAGTGCGTAGCAAAGAAAAAGTAGGTACTATAATAAAAATAAGTATACCTGATAACATGATCAATCCATATATTTAA
- a CDS encoding ABC transporter substrate-binding protein, which yields MKKVISIVLVLSLIITLFVGCSKDETPAEQNNAESKSEATKPEDKQEEITLRYMWWGSDSRHEATLAAIEKYEELNPHIKIEPEFSGWDGYYQKLVTQLAGGTAADIMQVDQPWLGDLLKNESTFADLSSVDTTNFDSNFLNQYCIFNDQLVGVPMGINGLTMIINTTFFNEVGIDYNALTDWESIVEAGKEINSQYADKYILYDTGMLFDTYLNQVTGNQLVKDDLSLGFTEEEVLKAFQFVDTIYENKVVQPKEESALFKTTENPSWIDNNMGMTMQWPSMINSLDSDNKELEVISIPQLEAAKASGVVVRPSMLISVNGKGSYIEESAKFIDWLVNSDEGILTLKAVRGVPASAYAQDLLVENDLLNPLQQKGVSMALENPRDKVNFYSSNAEVSAVKKEIIDKVALDISSPEEAAAEMITRIQQVVDEIKN from the coding sequence ATGAAAAAAGTTATAAGTATAGTATTAGTATTATCACTTATCATTACTCTATTTGTTGGTTGCTCAAAAGATGAAACTCCAGCAGAACAGAATAATGCTGAATCAAAAAGTGAAGCTACGAAACCAGAGGACAAGCAAGAGGAAATAACCCTCCGTTATATGTGGTGGGGAAGTGATTCAAGACATGAAGCAACTTTAGCGGCTATTGAGAAATATGAAGAGTTGAATCCTCATATAAAAATAGAGCCTGAATTCAGTGGTTGGGATGGTTATTATCAGAAACTAGTCACACAGTTAGCAGGTGGAACTGCAGCTGACATTATGCAAGTTGATCAACCTTGGTTAGGTGATTTACTAAAAAATGAAAGCACCTTTGCAGATTTATCATCTGTTGATACAACAAATTTTGACTCCAATTTCCTTAATCAATACTGTATTTTCAATGATCAACTCGTTGGTGTTCCTATGGGGATTAATGGGTTAACAATGATCATTAATACTACCTTCTTTAATGAAGTTGGAATAGATTATAACGCTTTAACTGACTGGGAATCCATTGTTGAAGCTGGTAAAGAAATCAATTCACAATATGCAGATAAATATATTTTGTATGATACTGGTATGCTATTTGATACTTATCTTAATCAAGTAACAGGTAACCAACTCGTTAAAGATGATTTATCTTTAGGCTTTACAGAAGAAGAAGTACTTAAAGCATTTCAATTTGTAGACACAATATATGAAAACAAAGTCGTTCAACCGAAGGAAGAATCTGCCTTATTTAAAACTACAGAAAATCCATCATGGATTGATAATAACATGGGAATGACAATGCAATGGCCTTCAATGATCAATTCTCTTGATAGTGATAATAAAGAATTGGAAGTTATATCAATACCTCAACTTGAAGCCGCCAAAGCTTCAGGTGTTGTCGTTCGACCTTCGATGTTAATATCTGTTAATGGTAAGGGTAGTTATATTGAAGAATCAGCAAAATTTATTGATTGGTTAGTCAATAGTGATGAAGGTATTTTAACATTAAAAGCTGTTAGAGGTGTTCCTGCCTCAGCTTATGCTCAAGACTTATTAGTAGAAAATGATTTATTAAATCCTTTACAACAAAAAGGTGTATCAATGGCTCTTGAAAATCCTAGAGACAAAGTTAATTTTTATAGTAGTAATGCTGAAGTATCAGCTGTCAAGAAAGAGATCATTGATAAAGTAGCTTTGGATATTTCATCGCCTGAAGAAGCTGCTGCTGAAATGATCACAAGAATACAACAAGTAGTCGATGAAATAAAAAATTAA
- a CDS encoding GNAT family N-acetyltransferase → MNINFKEIDKTQMEPFEYIAKWNNDPEIKYFIGANLSEGEMPDRTKEELYENANKGPKRIYMIMDGDNPIGELSIMIDPDHVHKKEKNTGWISICVGEKAYRGKGVASLAMDFLEEECRRLGLHRIELGVFEYNKRARAFYEKIGYSTFARKENFVYYNGEWRADIRMEKYL, encoded by the coding sequence GTGAATATTAACTTTAAAGAAATTGATAAAACACAGATGGAACCCTTTGAATATATAGCAAAGTGGAATAATGATCCTGAAATTAAATACTTTATAGGTGCTAATCTCTCTGAAGGAGAAATGCCTGATCGTACAAAAGAAGAGCTCTATGAAAATGCGAATAAAGGACCAAAGCGTATCTATATGATTATGGATGGAGATAATCCTATAGGTGAGTTGTCTATTATGATTGATCCAGATCATGTACATAAAAAAGAAAAAAACACAGGATGGATCAGTATCTGTGTAGGTGAAAAGGCTTATAGAGGTAAGGGAGTAGCCAGCTTAGCTATGGACTTTTTAGAAGAAGAGTGTAGAAGACTTGGACTTCATCGAATTGAACTAGGAGTTTTTGAGTACAATAAAAGAGCAAGGGCTTTTTATGAAAAAATAGGTTATTCAACTTTTGCACGTAAAGAGAATTTTGTTTATTATAACGGTGAGTGGCGTGCAGATATTCGGATGGAAAAGTATTTATAA
- a CDS encoding 4Fe-4S binding protein yields MNPTKIIKRHIPIGDPKKLPQQEGLLSASEDAREGLIVPELIMKYGDQSKGNGLSQKRSVLPTMMKTLYQMKRSYSSLKNNPKDSKVDATPEFIQELKDYGRSLGVTAMGFTDVESKDIFKGRSVLFNKAIVITMEMREEPIRNAPSEATQKEIFRTYHGLGVIVNHIANFLRNHGYQAQAGPALGGDAIYPVLGEKAGLGAIGKHGLLISPECGPRQRIAAIYTNIENLPISKENSHGWIKDFCDKCGKCVRKCPGEAIYTTPIEHTDGGKICVDYKKCAVPFSNSYGCTVCIRECAFNTRTYEELKHQVEFKKTKESL; encoded by the coding sequence ATGAATCCTACTAAGATTATAAAAAGACATATTCCAATAGGTGATCCAAAAAAATTACCTCAGCAAGAGGGATTACTTTCAGCTTCAGAAGATGCTAGAGAAGGGTTAATTGTTCCTGAGCTGATAATGAAGTATGGAGATCAGTCTAAGGGAAATGGATTAAGTCAAAAGAGAAGTGTTTTACCAACGATGATGAAAACACTGTATCAGATGAAAAGAAGCTATTCTTCTTTAAAAAATAATCCAAAGGATTCAAAAGTGGATGCCACACCAGAATTCATTCAGGAGTTAAAAGATTATGGTCGCTCTCTAGGTGTTACAGCAATGGGGTTTACAGATGTTGAATCCAAAGATATTTTTAAAGGGCGCAGTGTCCTTTTTAATAAAGCCATTGTCATTACCATGGAAATGAGAGAAGAACCTATACGAAATGCACCGAGTGAGGCAACACAAAAAGAAATTTTTCGAACCTATCATGGATTAGGTGTAATTGTTAATCATATCGCCAACTTTTTAAGAAATCACGGGTATCAAGCGCAAGCAGGACCAGCATTAGGAGGGGATGCGATCTATCCTGTGCTAGGAGAAAAAGCAGGTCTTGGTGCTATTGGAAAGCATGGATTACTCATTTCGCCTGAATGTGGTCCGAGACAAAGAATTGCAGCTATTTATACGAACATAGAGAATCTACCAATAAGTAAAGAAAACTCACATGGTTGGATCAAGGACTTTTGCGATAAATGTGGTAAGTGTGTTAGAAAATGTCCTGGTGAAGCCATTTATACTACACCAATAGAGCATACTGATGGTGGTAAAATTTGTGTTGACTATAAGAAGTGTGCTGTACCTTTCTCAAATAGTTATGGTTGTACAGTATGCATTCGTGAATGTGCGTTTAATACAAGGACATATGAAGAATTAAAGCACCAAGTTGAATTTAAAAAAACTAAAGAAAGTCTGTAG
- a CDS encoding response regulator transcription factor, with product MYRLIIIDDEEEIRDGLSNYFPWDDMGYEVTAAFDNGIAAINYLNTNPVDVILSDIKMPMMDGIELASYVRDHYPSIKVIFLSGHKEFEYARQALQYGVREYIVKPTKFNELVSCFSKLKDELDQEQIVNETSEEESETIIEETYHDNIIKDINQYIHNNITTATLEEAALIVHMSPQHLSKFYAKYADENFSSYLLKVRMEKSKELLKDYKYKTYEISEMVGYQNAKNFTRAFKKYYSMTPRQFRLNKGLIK from the coding sequence ATGTATAGATTAATTATTATTGACGATGAAGAAGAGATTAGGGATGGGTTAAGTAATTATTTCCCATGGGATGATATGGGGTATGAAGTGACTGCTGCTTTCGATAATGGAATTGCAGCAATTAATTATCTTAATACAAATCCAGTAGATGTTATATTAAGCGATATCAAGATGCCTATGATGGATGGTATAGAATTAGCTTCTTATGTCAGAGACCATTATCCCTCCATTAAGGTAATTTTTTTAAGTGGTCATAAGGAGTTTGAATATGCTAGACAAGCACTCCAATATGGTGTGAGAGAATATATAGTAAAACCGACAAAATTTAATGAGTTGGTTTCATGTTTTTCTAAATTAAAAGATGAATTAGATCAAGAACAGATAGTTAATGAGACTAGTGAAGAAGAATCTGAAACTATAATAGAAGAAACTTACCATGATAATATCATCAAGGATATTAATCAGTATATTCATAACAACATTACGACAGCCACTTTAGAAGAAGCTGCTTTAATTGTGCATATGAGTCCACAGCATTTAAGTAAATTTTATGCTAAATATGCTGATGAAAATTTCTCCTCCTATTTATTAAAAGTTAGGATGGAAAAATCTAAAGAACTTTTAAAAGACTATAAATATAAAACTTATGAGATAAGTGAAATGGTTGGCTATCAAAATGCTAAGAACTTTACCAGAGCTTTTAAAAAATATTATAGTATGACACCAAGACAATTTCGTTTGAATAAAGGATTGATTAAATGA
- a CDS encoding carbohydrate ABC transporter permease yields MSNRRQLITYLFLILLGIIMIYPLLFLFSASFKSNEEIFSSISLLPKELASVTFEAFRNGWQGVGKYGFSTFFTNSFLITVPVVIVTIISSSCVAYGFARFKFPYKKLLFTLMISTIMLPSTIIMIPSYILFKNFGWLNTYMPFWIPALLGSDAYFIFMFLQFFRSIPRELDESAIIDGCNRLKIFTKIILPLSKPAIISAGIFKFIWTWNSFVEPLIYINSVSKYTVALGLKMSIDTQGGEVMWNEMMAMSCLAIIPPAIIFFVAQKYFVEGISTSGLKG; encoded by the coding sequence ATGTCAAATAGAAGACAACTCATAACTTATTTGTTTTTGATACTACTTGGTATTATCATGATTTATCCATTACTATTTCTATTTTCAGCTTCTTTTAAATCCAATGAGGAAATATTCTCATCTATATCCTTATTGCCAAAAGAATTAGCATCTGTTACTTTTGAAGCCTTTAGAAATGGATGGCAAGGTGTTGGGAAGTATGGTTTCTCCACTTTTTTTACCAATTCGTTTTTGATAACTGTACCAGTAGTCATTGTGACGATTATTTCCAGTAGCTGCGTAGCATATGGTTTTGCAAGGTTTAAATTTCCTTATAAAAAATTATTATTTACATTGATGATCTCTACAATTATGCTACCAAGTACTATCATCATGATACCCAGCTACATATTATTTAAGAATTTTGGGTGGTTAAATACTTACATGCCTTTTTGGATACCTGCACTCTTGGGAAGTGATGCCTATTTCATTTTTATGTTTCTACAATTCTTTAGATCCATACCGAGAGAGCTTGATGAATCTGCTATTATTGATGGATGTAATCGCTTAAAAATCTTTACAAAGATTATACTTCCCCTAAGTAAACCAGCAATTATATCTGCAGGTATCTTCAAATTCATTTGGACATGGAATTCATTTGTGGAACCGTTAATATACATTAATAGTGTGAGTAAATACACTGTTGCCCTAGGTCTTAAGATGTCAATTGATACTCAAGGAGGCGAAGTCATGTGGAATGAGATGATGGCTATGTCTTGTTTAGCTATTATTCCTCCAGCTATAATCTTTTTTGTAGCACAAAAATACTTCGTTGAAGGTATATCAACATCAGGATTAAAAGGCTAA
- a CDS encoding GEVED domain-containing protein has protein sequence MTRKIFLSVSIIFCMIFNLFMSTSSMTVEAAEEPVAAIFGGGPFVSGGQSVVDDIKSSGFNTVMIWAVHVRADGDLYLNDLLVCENGVYVGDASWASNWADLKQGTTSVNRVEISVGAWGSDAFENIKNLINADGTGSDTVLYKNFKALMEATGADAVNYDDEVTYDVTSAVQFGQMCNAMGMKVTLCPYTNSSFWQSVKNQLGSVVDRVYLQCYAGGAGNDPGTWTNTMGMNVIPGLWCLHSGSGDSASTVQTKMESWENSYDIDGGFMWLYDDMMQLSSPNATADYANAILTGCSGSTGGTYPSISGNTTYEWIETVNAGTLNNTSGSNSGYGDYTSIVTDMSKGNSYNVELTPGFAGRSYNEYWKIWIDFNQDGDFSDAGEEVFSASGRSAVSGSLSIPSTALTGQTRMRVVMKYNSAPSSSGSIGDGEAEDYTINIQ, from the coding sequence ATGACAAGGAAAATATTTTTAAGTGTCAGCATTATTTTTTGTATGATTTTCAATCTCTTTATGAGTACTAGTTCAATGACAGTAGAAGCGGCTGAAGAACCTGTAGCAGCAATTTTTGGTGGAGGACCTTTTGTATCAGGAGGACAATCAGTTGTAGATGACATTAAATCTTCTGGCTTTAACACTGTAATGATTTGGGCAGTACATGTTCGCGCTGATGGAGATTTGTACTTAAACGATCTTCTAGTTTGTGAAAATGGAGTTTATGTAGGAGATGCTTCTTGGGCTAGCAACTGGGCAGATCTGAAGCAAGGTACAACTTCTGTGAACCGCGTTGAGATTAGCGTAGGTGCATGGGGAAGTGATGCATTCGAGAACATTAAGAATCTCATTAATGCTGATGGAACAGGTTCTGATACAGTATTGTACAAGAACTTCAAAGCTTTAATGGAAGCTACAGGAGCAGATGCTGTCAACTATGACGATGAGGTAACCTATGATGTAACATCAGCTGTACAATTCGGTCAAATGTGTAATGCCATGGGGATGAAAGTAACATTGTGTCCATATACCAATAGTTCATTCTGGCAAAGTGTTAAGAATCAACTTGGTAGCGTTGTAGACCGTGTTTATCTTCAATGCTATGCAGGTGGTGCTGGCAATGATCCAGGAACTTGGACCAATACTATGGGTATGAACGTCATACCAGGGTTATGGTGTCTTCATAGTGGTAGCGGGGACAGTGCAAGTACTGTACAAACTAAAATGGAATCATGGGAAAACTCATACGATATTGATGGTGGTTTCATGTGGCTCTATGATGATATGATGCAACTATCTAGTCCTAATGCCACAGCAGATTACGCTAATGCTATCTTAACAGGTTGCAGTGGTTCAACAGGTGGGACATATCCAAGTATTAGCGGTAACACGACTTATGAATGGATAGAAACAGTTAATGCTGGAACGCTGAATAATACTTCAGGTTCTAATAGTGGGTATGGTGATTACACTTCCATCGTAACAGATATGTCAAAGGGGAACAGCTATAATGTAGAATTGACACCTGGCTTCGCAGGTCGTTCCTATAATGAGTATTGGAAGATTTGGATTGATTTCAATCAAGATGGGGACTTTAGTGATGCTGGAGAAGAAGTGTTTAGTGCAAGTGGTCGATCAGCTGTATCCGGTTCCTTATCAATACCTTCAACTGCCTTAACAGGACAAACAAGAATGAGAGTTGTTATGAAGTATAACTCAGCCCCTTCATCATCAGGAAGTATTGGAGATGGGGAAGCAGAAGATTATACGATTAATATTCAATAA